The proteins below are encoded in one region of Chroicocephalus ridibundus chromosome 9, bChrRid1.1, whole genome shotgun sequence:
- the VMA21 gene encoding vacuolar ATPase assembly integral membrane protein VMA21 — protein METTALPPCACACPLRRVSGRPEASVARGAEGSVAVMERYGQTVLSAASAPDFRQNEGSLTSTLRTLLFFTALMITLPVGLYFSSKAYVFEGTLGMSDRDSYFYAAIVAVVTVHVVLALFVYVAWNEGSRQWREGKQD, from the exons ATGGAGACGACGGCGCTGCCGCCCTGCGCATGCGCCTGCCCCCTCCGGCGCGTTTCCGGCAGACCAGAAGCTTCGGTAGCGCGGGGCGCTGAGGGCTCAGTGGCGGTGATGGAGCGTTACGGTCAGACGGTGCTGAGCGCGGCCTCCGCGCCCGACTTTAGGCA aaatgagGGTTCATTAACATCAACTTTAAGAACACTTCTATTCTTCACAGCTCTAATGATCACATTACCTGTTGGGCTATATTTTTCATCAAAGGCTTATGTATTTGAAG GTACCTTAGGAATGTCCGACAGAGACAGCTATTTTTATGCTGCCATAGTCGCTGTAGTTACTGTTCATGTGGTACTTGCTCTCTTTGTATATGTAGCATGGAATGAAGGTTCTCGACAGTGGCGGGAAGGCAAACAGGACTAG